A segment of the Malassezia restricta chromosome V, complete sequence genome:
ACGAGCCTTGCGCGCAGCAAGTGGGCCTTGGCCAGTTCTCGATGATCGCCAGATGCTTCCGATTCAGTCTGGAGAGCATTGTTCAGAGTCTGGATGGCGGCTTGAACCTGGTCTCCATGGGCTAGCAGCTTTGCTTTCTGGACAAATGCATAtggtgcgccgctttgTATCGCCTGCAAAATGGCACTGTAGGCGGATTGGGTGTGCCCAGCCTTACGAGCCGTCTTGGCACTGAGAATCCAGCATGCGCCGAGGTCTGTGACAGGCGCACGACATGCCTGAAATGCAGAGCGCCGCAAACTGAGCACGGGCTCACGGGTTCGAAAGGACGGGAGCGTCGCTGCGAATCGCGCGTCTAGATTTGCCTTGAGATCGTCGCGGCCGTAAAAAATGAGCTCGAGTTCGCAAAGCatgtgcagctgcatgacCGCATCGTAAGCATGAGGGTAGGATACGCGTGCAGGTCCGAGAATGCGACGACCGAGCTGCTGACGTGCATCAGATACGGCTGTGGAAAACgcttcctcgtcgtggtCACGCATCGCAAGAAGCGCCCGTGCCATACCCAGTTCCGGCACCTTGGGAGCATGCAGGACAAGCTGTCGAGCAGCGTCCCAGTCCGCGAGAATACATGCACCCTCAATTTGGAAGGGGGCGAGGTGCATCTGCCAGGTAGGATGCACAGCCAACACACCACGGATGTGCGTTCGAAGTGTGTCATAGTGTCCGAGATTGCGGAGGCAGCGAAGCAGACCCACATGCAATCGCACGTCATCGGGCctctgctgcagctcgacTTCCCAGCAGCTCTGAGCATTCGTCCAGCGGCCAGTGCTTTCATGTTCACGGATTTGGTGCTCGAGAGAAGGAGCGAGGACCATGGTGGAAATACCTTCCATGCCATCAGGGTCATCCAGGCTTGCGTAAATTTCGTGCATTGTCTCATAGTACGGCTGGAGTGTTTCAGATGGCTGGGGGCGCATAGCACGTATGCGGTACTCAAAATGGAGCAGAGCGCGAGCATAGGCGTCACACTGTAAGGAGGCCTGGGCTAGCAAGTCAGGCGAGAGTTCATCCATGATGGCCTGGACGTCACTCAAAGCATCACGCCAGCGActgcgccgcgccatgCGAAGCGGTACAaggcgcatgcggcgcatccagtGGCCCACATGGTCAAGCACATGGAAGAGGGTCTGCGCCGTGAGACGGCGACGCTCAGGTTCGTACCCCAGTGCCGGGTGTGCCTGATCAGCCAGCACAGCGAGCGATTCACCCAAGAccgtgcgtcgctgctgacTGCTGCCAGAGATGAGGATATGCAGCACGAGATGTGGCAATAGGTATTGTGCAATGCCGACGTCGTGGTCACGCACCACCGACGTGAATATGTGGAATAGGGACGCAGCATCGCCTGGTCGTGAAGAGCGAATAAGCCATAGAGTCCAGGCTTGGACCCAGTCGCGGTACGATGTCGAATGTGCGTAGAGTGGCATCTCGCGCGGCCGTGGCTCCGTCTGCTGCACCACGTATCGCGAGTTGAGAAGTGGCAGGAGCGTCGGCAAGAGCATTTCGGGTAACGTAGACCACCGCTGCCGCACCTTCTCCGGTACGCGTGTGGGAGCCGACGCTTCTAAGAGGGCCGGCGTAAACTTGCAGTACTTGAGCAGTTCCTGGATCGCGTACGCTAGCGCTGCCTGGTGCTTGGTATCATGCGTCGCTCGGAAGGCCGGCACGACAACATCGACGAGAATGCGCTGTGCAAATGCCATGTTTTCATCCTCGTTCTCAAAGTCGGATAGAAGAATCAAGATGGGCTCATCGGGCGGCATGTCCAATCGATCGGGGTCGACAGCCCCCAAGAGGCCCAAGCACTCGAGACACAGTGCCGGGACGACGTCCCCCAATTCTGATCGGGCCGCTACGGCCATTAAtacgcgcacgcagcgtccaATGAGCGTGTGAAACACGTTACCGGACGTCCATGtggcgatgcacgcgcgccgctcctgGAGAAAGATGCGAAGTTCGCCGAGGGACTGCATGCAAATGGCCGCGCTGTCGTTCGATACACGATCGAGGATGTGGACGAACTGCACTTCGTCTTCCCATGATAAACGCATAGagcggatgcgctgcgcaacgTCTGGAACATCATCGGCAATAGCATCGAGACTCGGCACGTCGTTCAGGTAAATGGGATCGGAAGTGCGCTCCATGACGGCATAGCGCAACACCTGAGCGGCCACATGTCGTTCGTCTGTATCAAAGCGTGACCATGCGGCCAGGAGAGCTGCAGCGGTAGGCCCCACCAGCACGCCAAGATCTGCTCCGCGGAGTGCCTTGACCACATCAAGCCAGCTCTCCAGCGTCGGCATAGCCAGCGATGGGTCTTGGAGTGTGCTAGTCAGACTAGCCAAGACTTGGGGCGCTACACGCGCAGCCACATTGCCGATTTTCTGTACGAGAGCACCGATACTGCGCACAGCCATCACCCGTCGTTCATTGCGCAGCTTGCCATGAACGCCACTGAGCTCATCGTTGATCCACGTGAGGATGGCCAGGACCTCTTCCTGTAAAAAGGCGGTCAAGTCCATACCGCGCCACTTGGCACTCGTCGCCACGGTCTCATGCACGAAGCCGAGTGCCTCGTACGCACGCCCATGATAGGCACTCGTGCCCAGGTGCTCCACCAGCCATCCAAGCACGTCGTGTAAGCGACTCCGGAGCAGACTCGATATCGTGACGGATTTCGAGCCGAGCAGCGACATGAGCATCTGCAGACTCGCATCACGCACATCTGATGGCTGCAAAAACGCATGCTGGAACACGTCAGACACATGTGCCAGGCAAATGGCCGGTACGGACTGGCCCACCGTCGCGGCCATGGCTTCCATctccgcctgcgccgtcgcttGGCCCAGGGCCATGCGCTCTAGTAGTAGTGGAAGCGTGTACCCCAGAGTCGCCTGCAAAAAGGTCGGACCTGGCATGTTGACCAGACGAGCGATGTCGGACAAGGCATGCATCATGCCGCGGGAGGCATGTATGGCGACATGACACACAATGTGTAAGTGCTGCGCAAACAGCTGGAAGGTCGTACATCGGCGGTACACGGCAAGCTGGATCGTTTCGGCACATACGAGCGCTCGAATGAATACGTGTGGGGCAAAGAGACACCGAATGAGGGCGCTCACCACGAGGGAAGAGCAGTCTTCGTGAGGAATGCGACCAAGCAGTGCTAATGCTAGCACGCACGTCTCTTGCATTTTCGAGTCGGACGGAGCGGAGGCGCCATCCGTCGCAATGGCCATGAGCGACGACACCAGCGATGGCGACCGCtgagcgcggcacatgtGACTGCACCGCCATACGCAAGCATACAAGACACGTCCTGTACGAacacgcacgccgcgatGGATGTGTGACATGGTACATTGCAGGGCCTTTTTCACGGATGCCATGTCACACGACATGATCGCATCGTCATGTGCATGCACAAAGAACCGCAAGAGCGCCTGCAGGACAAGCAGGGCCTGCCTTGGGTCCGAGAGGGGGGCATAGGCCAAGTCGTGCGGCAGTGTGGCATCTGTGCGTGGCATGTTTACCGTCATGTCAAGTtgtgcagcgtcgcacACCGGGCAGGGCCATGTCTCGCAAGGTTCCGCTTCTGTGCGTGCCCGCTTCGCAGGCGGGGGAGGGAGGCTCGTTGGCGTGTTTTGAAAACGATGGTACTCATGCTGCCAGGCGGGATCATCGACATCATGCAGACAAAGCCATGCGTCGTCTAAGggcgcttcgtccagcATCGCGAACAATATACATAGGTACGCGACATAacacgcacgcagcgtgtctTGCTGTGTTTGCAAAATTTGCGCCACATGCGTGGGTATAAGTGAGCGTGGATCGCCGACAAGGCATGCCGTCTCTGGCGAAgcatcgcgacgcacacgtTCGTATATCATGCGCAGCACTTGGGTGAGCTGCACGCAGGTCCGTTCGTCTGCCGAATGCGCCTGTGACACGGATAGCATGCAGGCATGGGCCACAGGATAGAAATACAGGCCCAAGTGTGGCAGAGCTGCGATGAATGCATCATAGTGTACATGGGTCCAGCGAGCACCTTCCGGGCCCAGCAtgatgcgcacgcccaACTCGACCATGTCTTGCATCGCGAAAGGAAAGACGGCGCCAAGCTCTgcagcgatgcgcgtgcaCAGCAAGACAAGGATTTCGAATACGTCAGCTGCGATCGATGGGGGCGGTGCGACGCGAAACGTGGCCGCTTCGCGGACGAGCCATGTTTGGGTCACGGCGTCGGTACGGTGGTGGTGACGAATGGTAAAGGGCTCAGGCACAGGGTCATTCGCACATAGCAGGAGCTCGTCTTGTGGTTGCGACGCACCGACAAGGGCCATATAGTCAGGTGCGAGACGGCCCGATGCGACCATCCCACGAACGCCGCACCGCATCGCATCAAACAGCACAAAGCGTGCATGTGTTTGGTGATGCGATGACGCCAGACTCATATGCAAAATCGTGCCTGTCAAGCGCATAGTTTCACCCAAGGCATGCCCTACGTCCAGCCCCTGTTTCTCATACGTGCAGAGCACGGTGAGGGAGGCCAAGAGTCGGGGAAGGAGGTACAAGTCCAGCGTCGGATCCTCGAGAGCAGACGCAGCGGTAGGCGCACGCAGAAACGCAAGCTCCAGCACACGTGGTGAAGAGGCGATCCATTCGTACATCGACGAGAGGACCACGTTGTACGATGGTGGCGAGGCAAGCCCACGATGCAGGGCATCAGGCGTGCTGGCCGCGGCCAC
Coding sequences within it:
- a CDS encoding serine/threonine-protein kinase ATR is translated as MPSDTHAWPSWVRECGFLDPLVPDDKNSAMYMVMQRCAERYIEPVAAASTPDALHRGLASPPSYNVVLSSMYEWIASSPRVLELAFLRAPTAASALEDPTLDLYLLPRLLASLTVLCTYEKQGLDVGHALGETMRLTGTILHMSLASSHHQTHARFVLFDAMRCGVRGMVASGRLAPDYMALVGASQPQDELLLCANDPVPEPFTIRHHHRTDAVTQTWLVREAATFRVAPPPSIAADVFEILVLLCTRIAAELGAVFPFAMQDMVELGVRIMLGPEGARWTHVHYDAFIAALPHLGLYFYPVAHACMLSVSQAHSADERTCVQLTQVLRMIYERVRRDASPETACLVGDPRSLIPTHVAQILQTQQDTLRACYVAYLCILFAMLDEAPLDDAWLCLHDVDDPAWQHEYHRFQNTPTSLPPPPAKRARTEAEPCETWPCPVCDAAQLDMTVNMPRTDATLPHDLAYAPLSDPRQALLVLQALLRFFVHAHDDAIMSCDMASVKKALQCTMSHIHRGVRVRTGRVLYACVWRCSHMCRAQRSPSLVSSLMAIATDGASAPSDSKMQETCVLALALLGRIPHEDCSSLVVSALIRCLFAPHVFIRALVCAETIQLAVYRRCTTFQLFAQHLHIVCHVAIHASRGMMHALSDIARLVNMPGPTFLQATLGYTLPLLLERMALGQATAQAEMEAMAATVGQSVPAICLAHVSDVFQHAFLQPSDVRDASLQMLMSLLGSKSVTISSLLRSRLHDVLGWLVEHLGTSAYHGRAYEALGFVHETVATSAKWRGMDLTAFLQEEVLAILTWINDELSGVHGKLRNERRVMAVRSIGALVQKIGNVAARVAPQVLASLTSTLQDPSLAMPTLESWLDVVKALRGADLGVLVGPTAAALLAAWSRFDTDERHVAAQVLRYAVMERTSDPIYLNDVPSLDAIADDVPDVAQRIRSMRLSWEDEVQFVHILDRVSNDSAAICMQSLGELRIFLQERRACIATWTSGNVFHTLIGRCVRVLMAVAARSELGDVVPALCLECLGLLGAVDPDRLDMPPDEPILILLSDFENEDENMAFAQRILVDVVVPAFRATHDTKHQAALAYAIQELLKYCKFTPALLEASAPTRVPEKVRQRWSTLPEMLLPTLLPLLNSRYVVQQTEPRPREMPLYAHSTSYRDWVQAWTLWLIRSSRPGDAASLFHIFTSVVRDHDVGIAQYLLPHLVLHILISGSSQQRRTVLGESLAVLADQAHPALGYEPERRRLTAQTLFHVLDHVGHWMRRMRLVPLRMARRSRWRDALSDVQAIMDELSPDLLAQASLQCDAYARALLHFEYRIRAMRPQPSETLQPYYETMHEIYASLDDPDGMEGISTMVLAPSLEHQIREHESTGRWTNAQSCWEVELQQRPDDVRLHVGLLRCLRNLGHYDTLRTHIRGVLAVHPTWQMHLAPFQIEGACILADWDAARQLVLHAPKVPELGMARALLAMRDHDEEAFSTAVSDARQQLGRRILGPARVSYPHAYDAVMQLHMLCELELIFYGRDDLKANLDARFAATLPSFRTREPVLSLRRSAFQACRAPVTDLGACWILSAKTARKAGHTQSAYSAILQAIQSGAPYAFVQKAKLLAHGDQVQAAIQTLNNALQTESEASGDHRELAKAHLLRARLVEETARFQQNDIIQHYKTCTSLDADSEKIWYYLGHFYDAPGSGAVGNQMLLQLSVCRFYMKSAQHGTKFLYRTLPRMLTIWLDAGNELADPEEAPPSEEDAHQAQQQFDKINEMMLRSVRHLARYQWFAVLPQLVARIVHKNEAVWKVLLEIIVAVVVAYPQQGMWAILAGSHSKDKRRKQRYECIVERISSVADRAYRDVVPIVEAAERVSTELLHLCEYQVHRETKLRMPQHFPALIAAVQRTPLILPLQSSVNVILPPNNQVNQTHRPFPSHAPTILGFDDTIEIMNSLQKPRKIVIQASDGLRYPFLCKPRDDLRKDARLMEFDSMINKLLQSNSDSRRRRLYIRTYAVIILNEECGLIEWVPNTVAFRQILAKHYASMDVPLYTPDLKTLLDEARASPKNAAALFEQRILPRYPPVFHAWFLETFPEPSAWFKARSAYARTAAVMSMVGFVLGLGDRHGDNILFDAGSGDTVHVDLNCLFEKGMLFEIPERVPFRLTHNMTDALGVAGVEGAFRKTAEITMSILRDNRDSLMSVLQAMVHDPLGEWVATERRARHRHGGSNKPWLGGAGGARKALKSVSDKLDGRLRRPGLSDDVRHTTKNLVHMLICDATSTHNLSQMYVGWAPYL